The proteins below come from a single Lineus longissimus chromosome 5, tnLinLong1.2, whole genome shotgun sequence genomic window:
- the LOC135488011 gene encoding uncharacterized protein LOC135488011 — protein sequence MSLSSSVRLLIGLFLLTTFSVSNGGSSWIDWGNKHSSEEHDDDSHEKQYCGSGLSCPSRYYGDDYTECCMNGRKLACCKPEAPAVDLGKMQPWAIALLILAMLFILCAIVMLLCACCSCCYWAGKRRRREYVVIRDQPTYSYSHYHGGYRG from the exons ATGTCTCTCTCCTCATCGGTTCGGTTACTCATTGGATTATTTCTCTTAACGACCTTCTCAG TATCGAATGGAGGATCGTCTTGGATAGACTGGGGAAACAAACATAGCAGCGAAgaacatgatgatgacagcCACGAAAAACAATACTGTGGATCAG GCCTTTCGTGTCCCAGTCGGTACTACGGAGACGACTACACGGAATGTTGTATGAATGGCCGAAAGTTGGCCTGTTGCAAACCCGAAGCACCAGCAGTTGACTTGGGCAAAATGCA ACCGTGGGCAATAGCACTCCTGATCTTAGCCATGCTGTTCATCCTTTGTGCCATAGTGATGCTGCTGTGTGCCTGCTGTAGCTGCTGTTACTGGGCAGGCAAGAGACGGAGGAGGGAGTACGTCGTCATCCGGGACCAGCCAACCTACAGCTATTCTCATTACCACGGTGGATATCGCGGGTGA
- the LOC135488474 gene encoding glucose dehydrogenase [FAD, quinone]-like, whose product MEALLVFVEFSLAILLCFVAIHWYFRRKPTPISVCKEPQAAYDYIIVGSGSSGSVVACRLAEDHSVTVLVLEAGDLDTKYEDVIVPRNSLALWDHPEADWGYLTTPQKSSCLLYKQNQFHYARGRMLGGCSSMNSLAYVRGNRDDYDSWARNGCDGWSYDDVLPYFKKSETTTDDELLQSGFHGGDGPLYVSARDVDDCAISQTFAAGMEELGYGTNCINGDKQLGYMFMQENIKDGERWSCVDAYLKPAVLKGNVDVVTNARVTKIEIEDGKATGVKYVDGTDTSCFVRAKKEVILSAGAFASPQILMLSGIGHREHLEELGIPVVADLPVGDNLVDHVGIFGPDFLLDKPITSTVAKPNSTMEKMAYKLFRRGRYASTGVQGMGFVKGGTGNMYKGRETGNPDLQFVLLDSLMGNDPDFGELMEKSMNISSGTLTDYFADRAGRHGVSLLSCLLKPKSRGTVRLRSSDPLDLPLIDPKWLEEDRDVDVLVKGLQEITELADTEALAEFGLSILKSKPAVCSNLEWGSTEYWEKYIRNITFHLCHVVGTCKMGPEDDPTTVVDSELRVHGIEGLRVVDASIMPDSLCANTHATCVMIGEKAADLIKGAYFS is encoded by the exons ATGGAGGCACTTCTCGTGTTCGTAGAGTTCTCCTTGGCGATATTACTCTGCTTTGTAGCCATACACTGGTACTTTCGGAGGAAACCGACGCCAATATCGGTATGTAAGGAACCACAAGCTGCGTATGACTACATCATTG TCGGTTCAGGTTCGTCCGGCAGCGTGGTAGCCTGTCGTTTGGCAGAGGACCACTCAGTAACAGTCTTAGTGCTAGAAGCTGGTGACTTGGACACCAAATATGAGGATGTCATCGTGCCGAGGAATAGTCTAGCACTGTGGGACCATCCAGAAGCAGACTGGGGCTATCTCACAACACCCCAGAAATCGTCATGTCTTTTGTATAAACAAAAT CAATTCCATTACGCACGGGGCAGGATGCTGGGTGGCTGTAGTTCCATGAATAGTCTGGCTTATGTCCGAGGAAATCGAGATGATTACGACAGCTGGGCAAGGAATGGCTGCGATGGATGGAGCTATGATGACGTCCTACCATACTTTAAAAAGTCAGAGACGACAACTGATGACGAGCTTCTTCAGTCTG GCTTCCATGGTGGCGACGGCCCACTTTATGTCAGCGCACGTGATGTTGATGACTGTGCGATATCACAAACGTTTGCCGCGGGAATGGAGGAGTTGGGGTATGGAACTAACTGTATTAACGGCGACAAGCAGTTAG GGTACATGTTCATGCAAGAAAACATTAAGGACGGGGAGAGATGGAGCTGCGTGGACGCATACCTCAAGCCAGCAGTTCTAAAGGGGAATGTTGATGTCGTGACGAACGCCCGGGTTACTAAG ATTGAAATTGAAGATGGTAAAGCCACAGGAGTTAAGTATGTTGATGGGACGGACACATCATGCTTCGTTCGTGCGAAGAAGGAAGTGATACTGTCAGCAGGGGCGTTCGCGTCACCGCAGATTCTGATGTTGTCGGGAATTGGTCACAGGGAACATCTTGAAGAATTGGGG ATTCCTGTTGTGGCTGACCTGCCTGTTGGTGATAACCTTGTAGACCATGTCGGCATCTTCGGGCCAGATTTCCTCCTAGACAAGCCCATTACTTCTACAGTGGCCAAACCTAATTCCACAATGGAAAAGATGGCTTATAAACTATTCAGGCGAG GGCGCTACGCCTCGACTGGAGTCCAAGGCATGGGATTCGTCAAAGGAGGAACGGGCAATATGTATAAGGGTCGAGAGACAGGGAATCCCGACTTGCAGTTTGTGTTGCTCGACTCCCTAATGGGAAACGACCCCGATTTTGGAGAGCTCATGGAGAAGAGCATGAACATTTCAAGCGGA ACGTTAACAGATTATTTTGCCGACAGGGCGGGTAGGCATGGCGTGTCTCTTCTCAGCTGCCTACTCAAGCCCAAAAGTAGAGGCACCGTTCGATTGCGGAGTTCAGACCCACTTGATTTACCACTTATTGATCCGAAGTGGTTGGAGGAGGACCGGGATGTGGATGTGCTGGTCAAAG GTCTGCAGGAGATAACCGAGCTGGCAGACACCGAGGCCCTGGCCGAATTTGGTTTGAGCATTCTTAAATCAAAACCTGCAGTGTGTTCGAACCTTGAGTGGGGCAGTACAGAATACTGGGAGAAATACATTCGTAACATCACCTTCCATCTCTGTCACGTGGTAGGAACTTGTAAGATGGGACCAGAAGATGATCCGACCACTGTTGTGGACTCGGAATTGAG AGTCCACGGTATCGAAGGCCTTCGCGTGGTTGATGCCTCCATCATGCCTGACTCTCTTTGTGCGAACACTCATGCGACCTGTGTCATGATTGGAGAAAAAGCTGCAGATTTGATTAAAGGCGCATACTTCTCTTAA